Proteins encoded in a region of the Paenibacillus wynnii genome:
- a CDS encoding Gp37-like protein, with the protein MAGIVRIYDIEFNWIGEIDNHESLQFTRRFYREGEFELHIAVNKQYADALQKDCFIMIDNDGQRSGMIEGRELYLTEQGIETVVVKGRTLGGILDRRVTVSDTYDRIRGPAETVMKHYVNNHLVNGTYATGIYAARKIPFFDIATDQGRGIETPWQTRYEPLLGVTGQIASFCDMGWFTSLNVLTKRVTFDILTGRNITDKQDIYPPVIFSTEFENVTSQKFVDSDSQFRNVGYAAGKGEEADQLVLAVGAGTGIERREVYIDASSAEDVDELTTIGQQKLAEYKRVQTFEGAVVETGSFIFEQDWFLGDIVTLRDAHWGVSMDTRITEVREIYEEDYKVEVQFGDEIPTITTVVRQLQSEIKRPQIMSQSGGTGEQGPAGPQGPKGDTGPIGLQGPKGDPGATGPQGLQGPKGDTGAVGPQGLKGDPGIQGAQGLVGVKGDTGAPGVQGPKGDTGPQGIQGVKGDTGATGVQGPKGDTGLTGSAGAKGDQGIQGVKGDKGDTGSQGPAGPTNIATITTLGAVKVGNNLTIASDGTLHGNSNPECITIKQEIFTVQAGQTLFNLTKGSYNPGTNTLFWYLHGQKQVNAALVETSATSFEIPVGVMTGTDILVEYIETVNVTIGLKGEKGDTGLQGVQGLKGDTGSQGIQGIQGITGIGWCAGC; encoded by the coding sequence GTGGCTGGAATCGTACGCATTTACGACATCGAATTCAATTGGATTGGTGAAATTGACAACCATGAAAGCCTGCAGTTTACACGGCGTTTTTACCGTGAAGGAGAATTTGAACTGCACATCGCCGTAAATAAACAATATGCTGATGCTCTTCAAAAAGATTGTTTCATAATGATTGATAATGACGGCCAACGATCCGGAATGATTGAGGGCCGGGAGTTGTACCTTACAGAGCAGGGAATCGAGACTGTTGTCGTAAAAGGTAGGACACTAGGGGGTATCCTGGACCGACGTGTCACGGTGTCCGATACCTATGATCGCATTCGGGGGCCGGCAGAAACGGTCATGAAGCATTATGTGAATAATCACCTTGTCAACGGAACTTACGCAACCGGCATCTACGCCGCGCGGAAGATTCCGTTTTTTGATATTGCCACAGATCAAGGCCGAGGAATAGAAACGCCTTGGCAGACAAGGTATGAGCCACTACTAGGGGTAACCGGTCAGATTGCGAGTTTCTGCGATATGGGTTGGTTCACAAGTTTGAATGTACTGACGAAACGAGTCACTTTCGACATACTGACGGGCCGGAATATCACCGATAAGCAAGACATTTACCCGCCCGTTATTTTCTCGACGGAGTTTGAAAATGTCACCAGTCAAAAGTTTGTGGATTCGGATAGTCAATTCAGGAATGTAGGTTATGCTGCGGGAAAAGGCGAGGAAGCGGATCAGCTTGTGCTTGCCGTTGGTGCCGGCACGGGAATTGAACGCCGAGAGGTATACATCGATGCTTCAAGCGCAGAGGATGTCGATGAGCTGACCACCATAGGTCAACAGAAGCTCGCGGAGTATAAGCGTGTGCAAACCTTTGAGGGTGCTGTGGTGGAGACGGGTAGTTTCATTTTTGAGCAGGACTGGTTCCTAGGTGACATCGTTACTCTACGGGATGCCCATTGGGGTGTTTCAATGGATACCCGCATCACTGAAGTGCGGGAAATCTACGAAGAGGATTATAAAGTAGAGGTGCAGTTTGGTGACGAGATCCCGACCATCACTACTGTAGTCCGTCAGTTGCAGAGCGAAATAAAACGCCCGCAGATCATGTCACAATCTGGGGGCACAGGAGAACAGGGCCCAGCAGGACCGCAGGGTCCCAAGGGCGACACAGGTCCAATCGGTTTACAAGGCCCTAAGGGAGATCCCGGAGCAACAGGTCCTCAAGGTCTACAAGGGCCAAAGGGGGATACGGGTGCTGTTGGGCCGCAGGGGCTTAAAGGAGATCCTGGTATCCAGGGTGCGCAGGGCCTTGTTGGTGTTAAAGGAGATACGGGCGCTCCAGGTGTCCAGGGTCCAAAAGGTGATACCGGGCCGCAGGGCATTCAAGGCGTAAAAGGTGATACTGGAGCAACCGGTGTTCAGGGACCCAAAGGAGATACAGGACTGACCGGATCGGCGGGGGCTAAAGGAGATCAGGGCATTCAGGGTGTAAAAGGGGACAAAGGCGATACGGGTTCCCAGGGACCGGCGGGACCTACCAATATTGCTACGATAACAACCTTAGGCGCCGTGAAGGTAGGTAATAATTTAACCATAGCTTCGGACGGAACTTTGCACGGCAATAGTAATCCGGAATGCATCACGATTAAACAGGAAATCTTTACGGTCCAAGCTGGGCAAACCCTATTTAATTTAACAAAGGGTAGCTATAATCCAGGAACAAATACGCTTTTCTGGTATTTGCACGGTCAGAAGCAAGTGAACGCTGCCTTGGTAGAGACTTCAGCTACGAGCTTTGAAATTCCTGTAGGTGTTATGACCGGGACGGATATACTGGTCGAATACATTGAAACGGTAAATGTAACCATTGGCTTAAAAGGTGAAAAAGGGGATACCGGACTACAAGGTGTGCAAGGTTTGAAAGGAGACACAGGATCGCAGGGGATACAAGGGATACAAGGGATAACAGGGATTGGCTGGTGCGCAGGGTGCTGA
- a CDS encoding phage tail family protein produces MQKLSYTNDRGGKVVFENLRPFILSHIDGIGSVDTDVRKTTGPFQDGSTVYRVAIKDRLLSIQGAILANSRDELYALRRQLSQILNPKIMGQLVYQNDDRAYTIGGIAESGPIWGERYANNQLFTASFLCPDPYLLDEFDSSDLIATWIGGLSFPVRFPNQFATRGAKSVNVINEGDVDTPVRIEIYGPATNPCITNHSIDRYIKVNRVLLSGDKLTITTHFGNKRVEIQAPNGSKVNVLHWIDPNSSLWSLQPGDNIVKYTSDDPEGIEPFAISINYRNRYFGA; encoded by the coding sequence ATGCAGAAATTAAGCTATACGAATGACCGAGGGGGTAAGGTTGTCTTTGAGAATCTCCGACCTTTTATTCTTTCACATATTGATGGAATAGGAAGTGTGGATACGGATGTCCGGAAGACGACTGGTCCTTTCCAGGATGGATCTACGGTGTACCGGGTAGCGATTAAAGACCGTTTGCTCTCTATCCAGGGAGCGATATTGGCAAATAGTAGGGATGAGCTTTATGCCCTTCGTCGCCAACTGTCTCAAATTCTTAACCCAAAAATAATGGGACAACTGGTTTATCAAAATGATGACAGGGCCTATACGATTGGTGGTATTGCTGAATCGGGCCCTATATGGGGGGAACGATATGCAAATAACCAGTTGTTCACCGCCTCGTTCCTTTGTCCGGATCCGTATTTACTGGATGAATTTGATTCTTCGGATCTTATTGCGACATGGATTGGTGGGCTGAGTTTTCCGGTTCGGTTTCCGAACCAATTCGCTACCCGCGGGGCAAAGAGTGTAAATGTGATAAATGAGGGTGATGTTGATACTCCGGTAAGGATTGAAATCTATGGACCCGCCACAAACCCTTGTATCACTAATCATAGTATTGATAGGTATATCAAAGTAAACCGAGTATTACTTAGTGGGGACAAACTCACGATTACCACGCATTTCGGTAATAAGCGTGTAGAGATCCAAGCGCCAAACGGATCCAAAGTTAATGTGCTCCACTGGATAGATCCAAACAGTTCCCTTTGGAGTTTGCAGCCTGGGGATAATATTGTGAAATACACAAGCGACGACCCAGAAGGAATTGAACCGTTTGCGATATCTATTAATTATCGCAACCGATATTTCGGGGCGTAG
- a CDS encoding collagen-like protein produces the protein MVFKHSCSANTLGVSGDFHINTSTWDIREKQPAAVWTLRGNIKGATGAQGIQGLQGIQGVKGDIGEVGPQGAQGFQGLQGVKGDTGAIGPKGDTGAQGNIGLTGPQGPKGDQGEPGAAVADSVEWANVLSKPTNLAKITMATLAPTSPLSGDFWYKEV, from the coding sequence ATGGTATTCAAGCACAGCTGTTCCGCGAATACCCTTGGAGTCAGTGGAGATTTTCACATTAATACATCAACGTGGGATATCCGAGAAAAACAGCCCGCAGCAGTGTGGACGCTTCGAGGCAATATCAAGGGTGCGACAGGTGCTCAAGGGATTCAGGGTCTGCAGGGCATCCAAGGCGTGAAGGGAGACATCGGGGAAGTAGGTCCACAAGGGGCACAAGGATTCCAAGGATTACAAGGAGTGAAGGGTGACACCGGTGCAATTGGACCAAAGGGAGACACTGGTGCACAGGGGAACATTGGATTAACCGGCCCTCAGGGTCCTAAAGGGGATCAGGGGGAACCAGGAGCGGCTGTGGCCGATAGCGTGGAATGGGCGAATGTACTTAGCAAACCTACGAATTTGGCCAAAATAACCATGGCAACACTAGCACCAACAAGCCCATTATCGGGCGATTTTTGGTATAAGGAGGTTTAA